Genomic segment of Pseudochaenichthys georgianus unplaced genomic scaffold, fPseGeo1.2 scaffold_430_arrow_ctg1, whole genome shotgun sequence:
TCTTTTGCTTCCGTCACAGAAAATAGAAATCAGAAATATGACTGTCTATACTACAAGTAACCGTATGGTGCACAAAGCAAATAAACAAACCCCTGTAGTGATGCATCCTGGGTATTGTAGTTCTGAGGGTtcaagtggtgtgtgtgtgtgtgtgtgtgtgtgtgtgtgtgtgtgtgtgtgtgtgtgtgtgtgtgtgtcactgggcatgtgtgtgtgtgtctcttactGGGCGTGTGTGTatcttactgtgtgtgtgtgtctcctactgtgtgtgtgtgtgtgtgtgtgtgtgtgtgtgtgtgtgtgtgtgtgtgtgtctcttactgggtgtgtgtgtgtgtgtgtgtgtgtgtgtgtgtctctaactgtgtgtgtgtgtgtgtgtgtgtgtgtgtgtgtgtgtgtgtgtgtgtgtgtgtgtctcttactGGGCTTGTGTGTGTCTCTAACTGTGTGTCTCTTactgggcgtgtgtgtgtgtgtctctaactgtgtgtgtgtgtgtgtgtgtgtgtgtgtgtgtgtgtgtgtgtgtgtcttactgggtgtgtgtgtgtctctaactgtgtgtgtgtctcttactgggcatgtgtgtgtctctaactgtgtgtgtgtgtgtgtgtgtgtgtgtgtgtgtgtgtgtgtgtgtgtgtgtgtgtgtgtgtgtgtgtgtgtgtgtgtcttactgggcatgtgtgtgtctcttactgggtgtgtgtgtgtgtgtgtgtgtgtctctaactgtgtgtgtgtctcttactgggcgtgtgtgtgtctctaactgtgtgtgtgtgtgtgtgtgtgtgtgtgtgtgtgtgtgtgtgtgtgtgtcttactgggtgtgtgtgtgtctctaactgtgtgtgtgtctcttactgggcgtgtgtgtgtgttactgggtgtgtgtttgtctcttactgggtgtgtgtgtctctaactgtgtgtgtgtcacttactGGGAGTGTGTATGtctctaactgtgtgtgtgtcttttactgggcgtgtgtgtgtctctaactgtgtgtgtgtgtgtctcttactgggcgtgtgtgtgtctctaactgtgtgtgtgtctcttactgggcgtgtgtgtgtgtctttaactgtgtgtgtgtgtgtgtgtgtgtgtgtgtgtgtgtgtgtgtgtctcactgggcgtgtgtgtgtctctaactgtgtgtgtgtgtgtgtgtgtgtgcatgcgtgtgtgtgtgtgtgcgcgcacatgtgtgtgtgtgctacatAACAATCGGGAAGGTAGACCTTTCTCTCCTAGAAATATAATATTTCCTCGTcatcaataaaaataaataaattcacagcctgaataaataaataaataacatgtcGGGTAAAGGTGCGTTAGGTAGTAAAGCGTTCTCTGTGGATGGCTTTCCGTGCTAACTTTGATCCGAATGCTAACCAGGAAAAGGACGTAATGCAGAGAAGGCACGAATGGCTGGATGGCTAAAGCTCAGGAGTGATGCGAGTCTGCTGTACAATCTGAGAGGCTGTAAACAGTAAAGGAGGGGGGTTATACTCGGGGGCTGCTTATGATGTCTGTCCATAACGTGTCTTTGGCTCACCCAGCACGCTTCAGCTCTCAAAAAGAAGCTCTCCGACGTTTCACTCGAATGTTTACTTTAAACTTCTTTAACCGGCAAAATGTGGATGTTTTTTGGAGAATGAACGATGTGTGTGACTGACGAGATGGTTGGCTTTGAAGCGGAGTGTTTTCCTCCACCATCCTCGAGGCAGATTTCTAATTTGAAATGCAATAATGAAGCAACCTGGCTCTGAAAGGTGGGTTTACATTCCCAGTCCCAGTGTGGTGATTATCTGACGTGTTTCCCACTGAGATATGTGTTTGTAGTTTTAAGAAGTTAAATTATATAATCAGCTAAATGTTGCTTTAAAACATGACTTTTGGTCAATGTGTGTATGTGGGACggttgctaatgctaatgctactgAAGACATTTTGTGCTGTTCTGTGATCAGTGTAGAAAAGTCCTTCACACTGATTGGCTGACAGCTGCAGGCTTTATGTCTCTATTTATGTTTCTATTTCCTGTATGTGCTGTTAGCATTTCCTGTTTGAaaaaccacttcctgtgtgtgtcactgcccgatctgtactgcgcatgtgcgagatggtccgccatattggacaactccggacggcaacccaagaaggacacttgacacagtggcttttggcaaagctgaaaaagaaaactcgagagagatgagttattgttaatacaacgtgactttatattatttaacaactctttttattgggttattttatttggggttaagtacattgtcagaataagagagttttctttttgagctttgccaaaagccactgtgtcaagtgtcctacttgggttgccgtacggagttgtccaatatggcggaccatctcgcacatgcgcagtacagatcggcagggggacggatcgggtagtgacagtgtgTCCTGTAAGCATTTCCTGTTTGACAAATCACTTCCTGTGTGTCCTGTAAGCATTTCCTGTTTGACAAATCACTTCCTGTGTGTCCTGTCAGCATTTCCTGTTTGAAAAATCACTTCCTGTGTGTCCTGTCAGCATTTCCTGTTTGAAAAATCACTTCCTGTGTGTCCTGTCAGCATTTCCTGTCCGGcaaaccacttcctgtgtgtccTGTAAGcatttcatcacttcctgtgtgtACTGTAAGtatttcatcacttcctgtgtgtACTGTAAGtatttcatcacttcctgtctgtcctgTAACCATTTCCTGTCCGACAAAAAAAATCACTTCCTGTGTGTCCTGTAAGCATTTCCTGTCTGAAACATCACTTCCTGTGTGTGATTTCAGTCACTTTCCCTGATCTGATCTCATTCATGCTACTTTGTTTCCTTTTCAGTCAGTTTTAACAGTTAATAACGCCGGCTCCTCTTCATCGATGAAGCTGATGTGCTCTGTGGAgttcctcccctcctcccccaCCTGTCTCCCCCACATCTCCTGCATCTCCAGCTCCTGTGGGGGGGGTTTGGTCAGCTGTGAGTTGCACCAAGGGGGGACGATGTCTCCCTGCTTTCTCCTAACAAAGTCCAGAGACATGGGCCGAGAGGCGGAGACCGTGGAGTGGTCGCCTGGAGAGGAAGTGAGGGACGGGGGTGCAGAACAGTGGGAGTATGTTGGGCGAGGAGGGGGGGTGTCctgggagggaggaggaggtagGAGGCATGGGGAGAAAGAGGGTGAGGAgcaaagagacatggagaaggagagggagagtgaAGGGGAAGGAGGCTGGTCCTGCAGAAAGGGGAGATAGATCCCGTTAgcaggggagggagggagggggagaggaCCCTCAGGGAGGACTAAAGGACCCTCAGGGTCCTTAAGTTTTGGAGACAAATGAAGCCTTTTTGGTGAAGGGGGAGTCGGTAAGAGGCATCCGGGCAAATCCACACCCTCGATGTCTCCCCCGTCCAACAGGGAGTGAGAGTCTGGTTTCggtgaggaagaagaagataGGGGAGGCGGGACCAAGCAGGTGCTCGTTGATAATTGGCTGGCGCTGCTGCTGGGAGGCGGGGTTAGATTTGGCATCATGGTCATCAGGATTGGAGGAGGGgattgttggaggaggggcttcaGGAGGCGGGTCATCTCCTGCAGCTCCTGACTGAGAAGTGACACCTGCTTAGTGAGGCTGTTcatctgaggacacacacacacacacacacacacacacacacacacacacacacacacacacacacacacacacacacacacacacacacacacacacacacacacacacacacacacacacacacacacacacacacacacacacacacacacacacacacacacacacacacacacacacacacacacacacacacacaacaaaggtGAAGGTTCAGGAGAAATCTGCTGTGTTAGCAAAACTCTCCGACAAAGTTAATTCTTATTTATATTGAAACATAATCTGAACCTTTAGTTCACATAGTGAGTGAATGCTTTTCACTTTTCACACAGAATATTAAACTAAAGCAGCTTAACCCCTCTAATGTGTTATTTTAATCCTATCTTTTATTTAGATTTGCATTTGGACCTGGACACCATCTATTACATATTATGCTATGAATCATTTTTAGGATTTTGTTATTACATTAGAATATTACATTGTGTGTGACACAGTGAATTTGGGGTATTCTATACTACGGGCTACGGCAATCTGTTAGGCTTGATAAGGATTGtaactagagcaggggtgtcaaactcaatttcatcgcgggccatattcacataaaggttgcactcaaagggccggttgtaacgatataaatatataatatatatatacaaaatgtattatatcacattattgcctctgaattggattattatcggataggataataacttagtaatgaactacgtttgaaagcagaagtccagggcaaataattgcaagtctcttcaatgcgcatgtcacaaaacgagatgcattgtgggacatgtagtttatgggcaacctgcctCTGTAAAGTGGCCTGTAACcatataatattatatataataattatattctttgcaagctcttgcggggccacataaaatgaagccgcgggccggatttggcccccgggccttgagtttgagacccctgaacTAGAGCCTTCAGGTGGATGTGTTAACTTCATCATCATCCCCATCTTCATCGTCATCACTCACCTCCTCAGCCAGTTTAGAAACGCTCTGCTTGATCTCAGAGGGCTCCCGATTCCCTGCACGCACACAACAGAATAAAATCACACATTTGTGATCACAAGAAGGCTTGCAGTATCAAAAGTGGCCACACGGTGGTGCTATACACAGCGAGAAAACGTATTGTTCCAACATCTTCTGAATAAAACTATCTTCTGACAGAGAAGCTAAACACTACTCTCTCTGTGTGGGTTTATGTTTTTACTCGAGTAACTTTAAATATTTAAGATTCAAATTAATGATAATAAAATgatcattttttatttatgtcaAGATCAAACTTGATTGACACCTTGGTAGGAAGCGACGCAGCAGGATAGCTGCACCTCTAACAGTTGTAACACATCAGGTATCACACAACAATTACAATATGTTTCCCTGAAAAAGGCGGAGGGGGAAAGTGTAGAAGATTTTGTTCAGGTACGGTAGGGTATTTCTgctctgaagtgtgtgtgtgtgtgtgtgtgtgtgtgtgtgtgtgtgtgtgtgtgtgtgtgtgtgtgttacctgtgtaAGGGGAGGGTGATACTGCAGGCGACATGCTGGGACTGAACTCAAACTTCTGAGAGCACAGAGAGTTGGTGTCCGTTTCAATGCCGTCCACGAATCTATGAAGAAAAGAGAGATTACATAACAAGAGAGGAACTACAATCAGCTGACGCAGCAATCATcatttacagtgtgtgtgtgtgtgtgtgtgtgtgtgtgtgtgtgtgtgtgtgtgtgtgtgtgtgtgtgtgttcgtgtgtgtgtgtgatatctaTTCACACAGATCAGAAAGCCCCTCTATCAGCAGGTCTGTTCACACACCACTGCAGTCATTAATCTGagcacacacaccgacacactcTTACTTTCCATCCatacacacgcaaacacactgTGCTACCGGAggttaccatggcaaccataCACATGCGGCAGCCTTATCTGCTTCTACCTCTTCAATACCGATctatatgtttgtgtgtgtgtgtgtgtgtgtgtgtgagtgtgtgtgtgagtgtgtatgtgtctatgtgtgtgtgtgtgtgtggtgtgtggtgtgtgtgtgtgtgtgtgtgtgtgtgtgtctctgtgtgtgtgtgtgtgtgtgtgtgtgtgtgtgtgtgtgtgagtgggtgggtgtgtatatatatatatgtgtgtgtgtgtgtatatatatatatatatatatatatattgtgtgtgtgtgtgtgtgtgtgtgtgtgtgcgcgtgtctatgtgtctctgtctctatgtgtgtgtgtgtgtgtgtgtgtgtgtgtggtgtgtgtgtgtgtgtttttgtgtgtgtgtgtgtgtgtgtgtgtgtgtgtgtgtgtgtgtggtgtggtgtgtgtgtgtgagtgtgagtgtatatatatatatgtgtgtgtgtgtgtgtgtgtgtgtgtgtgtgtgtctctgtgtatatatgtgtgtgtgtgtgtgtgtgtgtgtgtgtgtgtgagtgtgtatgtgtctgtgtgtccatgcatctgtgtgtgtgtgtgtgtgtgtgtgtgtgtgtgtctctatgtgtgtacagtatgtatgtgtgtgtgtctatgtgtctctgtctctatgtgtgtgtatgtgtgcgtgtgtatatatatgcgtgcgtgcgtgcgtgtgtgtgtgtatatatatatgtgtgtgtgtgtgtgtgtatatatatatgtgtgcgtgtgtgtgtgtatatatatatatgtgtgtgtgtgtgtgtgtgtgtgtgtgtgtgttacctggggCTGAGTTCTGGAGGGGCTGCGCTGCAGAAACTGACCACGGGGATCTGCAGAGTTGCGGGTCTGTTGAGATCTGAGGGGGCTCTGAAGGGcctgggggggaggaggggggagcgCAGGGGGGAGTTCAGCCCCCTGCTGAGCCTCAGGGGGGAGCGGGCGGGGCGGGACACCGAGCTCTGATCTTCATCACCCTCCTCATCCTCACGGATCGACGGCAGCTTCTTCACCAGACCGCCGTTACTCTCCCAGTCCacctgagagggggggggggggggggggggggggggggggataattCCTGTCAGGTCTTTTTAACTGTAGTTTTGTAAAGTATTTTTTTGTCTATTCTTTCTTGAATTTGTAGTTCTTTCTGTTTTCCTcctttcttttcatttcattattatttaatATACGTGGAAACATCGCAGAGAGACAGATatattctttttctttttctttaaatcGGTTTTTGGGAAATAAAAAGCCGAGCAATTGTATTTACGAAACAGACCAAACGTTAACTTGTTATTCTTGAAGTCACGGAGAATTGTTTTATGTACCTTTTGTATAATTTGTCTTCGAGTGTACATTTACATTCTTGTACTCGATATATGTCAAATATAAGAACTCACACTTTGCTTTTCATGCCATCATTTTACAGATCGGCTTCATTGAGGCTCAGAGCTGAACCCACACTCCACTTCCACTTCGACCATTAGATACAATATGATAttcagatttaggtccccacaagtatagtaatgctaggccacacacacacacacacacacacacacacacacacacaccacacacacacacacacacacacacaccacacacacacacacacacacacacacacacacacacacacacacacacaccacacacacaccacacacacacacacacacacacacacacacacacacacacacacacacacacacacacacacacacacacacacacacacacacacacacacacacacacacacacacacacacacacacacacacacacacagtacctgACGGAGAGAGAGGGGTTCAGCTCCTACCGGacgctcactcacacacacacacacacacacacacacacacacacacacacacacacacacacacacacacacacacacacacacacacacacacacaccacacacacacacaccacacacacacacacaccacacacacacacacacacacacacacacacacacacacacacacacacacacacagctatgtCCCTGCTCATGGATTTGAATAATTGAATATGTTGATGCCGGGTCGCGGTGACTTCCAGACATGACATACGACTCTCTGTCTCCGACTGAACGAGAGGAAACAAGAGCAGGAAACCATGTGTAATCTTTAAGAATGAATATAGGGTTATAGTAAATTGTAATTTGTATATTTGGATGACATGTATTCTCTCTGTGTTGGAACATCGATCACGAGGCTTGTAGGGATTTCACCATAAAATGTGAGGTGTTCGTAAAACCATTATAATCTGTATATCTGCATCAAagaactttcttttcttcttccttctcttcTCTGGATATATTAGAAACATAATCGAATAAGTACAAACAACTGAGCTATATgaggaacatcaaaatgtgcaCTTCCCGTGTTAGAGCCCGGCCGTTCCCGTAGTTCTCCTGGAAGCTTATCGAACCCCAAACAATAAGAGTCTTTCTGTGTCCGTCGAAAACAACGATATTAGCTTTGACTTTCACTCCCAAAGCATcgcctcttctttagagaacaGCGGCTTGGGATTACAGGATCACTCGCCTTTCTCTGCAGCGGCTTTCAGATCAGGCTGCAGAGAGGAAGGATGTTTCCATTTCCATCAAGCATTCAACCCCACaccccctccacacacacacacacacaccacacacacacacacacacacacacacacacacacacacacacacacacacacacacacacacacacacacacacacacacacacacacacacacacacacacacacacaaacacacacacacaacacacactacacaccacacacacaacacacacacacaacacacacacctccacatTCTCCCTGTGCACGTTGTGCCTTTAATCAAGACTCagcacaccccacacacacccccacacacacacctacacacacacacacacacacacacacacacctccacatTTCTCCCTGTGCACGTTGTGCCTTTAATCAAgactcagcacacacacacacacacacacacacacacccacacacacacacacacacacacacacacacacacacacacacacacacacacacacacacacacacacacacaccacacacaccacacacacacacacacacacaacacacacacacacacacacacacacacacacacacacacacacacacacacacacacacacacacacacacacacacacccccctcctTTGCCAGCACTGTCTATTTTTAGCTCTCTTGTTCTAATCTTAGCTCTCAGCCTCCAGAGAAAGAAACCAAGAGGAGGGGAGCTGTGTGATGTGGGGGCGTGATAACAAGTGTGCAGCAGCCTCGTgtcggagtgtgtgtgtgtgtgtgtgtgtgtgtgtgtgtgtgtgtgtgtgtgtgtgtgtgtgcgtgtgtgtgtgtggatgtaaaGTGAGGGCCGAGATGGAAAGTAAAAAAGTACATTAGACAATGTCCATATATTAAGAAAACCCTCCTTTTATATTTTGGCTTTTAATTTAACTGTATTTATTCctattttatgttcatgttattTTTGTTACCTTCTTATTTTATAATAACTTGAATCGTTTTCTTATTTTATTCCATTGTTGTTCCGTGGTGCAGCGTGTTGGCACGGTGCGTTTCATGTGCTCTGTGTTGTTCTGTGTGCAGCGTGTTGGCACGGTGTGTTCAGGTGCTCTGTGTTGTTCTGTGCTGGCAGCGTGTTGGCACGGTGCGTTCAGGTGCTCTGTGTTGTTCTGTGCTGCAGCATGTTGGCACGGTGTGTTCAGGTGCTCTGTGTTGTTCTGTGGTGCAGCGTGTTGGCACGGTGCGTTCAGGTGCTCTGTGTTGTTCTGTGCTGCAGCGTGTTGGCACGGTGTGTTCAGGTGCTCTGTGTTGTTCTGTGGTGCAGCGTGTTGGCACGGTGTGTTCAGGTGCTCCGTGTTGTT
This window contains:
- the LOC117442448 gene encoding voltage-gated delayed rectifier potassium channel KCNH8-like, encoding MEVLKDNTVLAILGKGDLIGSDSLTKEQVIKTNANVKALTYCDLQYISLKGLREVLRLYPEYAQKFISEIQHDLTYNLREGHGADVDWESNGGLVKKLPSIREDEEGDEDQSSVSRPARSPLRLSRGLNSPLRSPLLPPRPFRAPSDLNRPATLQIPVVSFCSAAPPELSPRFVDGIETDTNSLCSQKFEFSPSMSPAVSPSPYTGNREPSEIKQSVSKLAEEMNSLTKQVSLLSQELQEMTRLLKPLLQQSPPPILMTMMPNLTPPPSSSASQLSTSTCLVPPPLSSSSSPKPDSHSLLDGGDIEGVDLPGCLLPTPPSPKRLHLSPKLKDPEGPLVLPEGPLPLPPSPANGIYLPFLQDQPPSPSLSLSFSMSLCSSPSFSPCLLPPPPSQDTPPPRPTYSHCSAPPSLTSSPGDHSTVSASRPMSLDFVRRKQGDIVPPWCNSQLTKPPPQELEMQEMWGRQVGEEGRNSTEHISFIDEEEPALLTVKTD